One window of Nicotiana tomentosiformis chromosome 11, ASM39032v3, whole genome shotgun sequence genomic DNA carries:
- the LOC138901016 gene encoding uncharacterized protein, with protein sequence MMKTGIVLVRFDSEACNNEVLQGGIYHFDNKPFIVKQWNQDMEFSREELHSVPIWIRLPGLDFKYWSARGLRKIGSLVGRALMVDRTTEKKAGLNFARLLKEKDNKVNKKTKKTGEGKDAHGENPQNCKEKEAEIEKTTETKKNEEIRTTITLI encoded by the exons ATGATGAAAACCGGTATAGTTCTGGTTCGTTTTGATAGTGAGGCATGTAATAATGAAGTCCTACAAGGGGGTATTTACCACTTCGATAATAAACCGTTCATCGTTAAGCAGTGGAATCAGGATATGGAGTTTTCTAGGGAGGAACTTCACTCAGTTcctatatggatcaggttgcctGGACTAGACTTCAAATATTGGAGTGCTAGAGGCTTGAGAAAAATAGGAAGCTTGGTTGGGAGAGCATTGATGGTTGATAGGACTACAGAGAAGAAAGCGGGGCTTAACTTTGCCAGATTATTG AAAGAAAAAGACAATAAGGTGAATAAAAAGACAAAGAAAACTGGGGAAGGGAAGGATGCTCATGGGGAGAATCCTCAAAATTGTAAGGAGAAAGAAGCTGAGATAGAGAAGACAACAGAGactaaaaaaaatgaagaaataaggACGACAATAACTTTGATCTAA